A single genomic interval of Paenibacillus macerans harbors:
- a CDS encoding glycoside hydrolase family 2 TIM barrel-domain containing protein — translation MNKKRRFNDGWEFAKSGLETASPGELSFKPVDIPHDWLIYNTLDLYENSIGWYRKTFTYTGSDEQVLLAFDGVYMDSTLYVNGQQIGEWKYGYSSFEHEITEALAAGENEIVLKVVFRSPNSRWYSGAGIYRNVWLKTRGRSHIVTNGIYVSAARDGDEWQADIETELKLDRDAVLTHTLLYKGEIIQSSAEQVSPGAGHNDSAVILNLQKLTVPDPQLWSTEAPHLYTLVTELRPAAAGAGGSAGGPVIETVAQSVGFREIRLDPNAGFFLNGKHMKLNGVCEHHDLGALGAAFNKEALRRRLRILREMGVNAIRTAHNMPAPELMDLADEMGLLVVSEAFDMWERPKTAYDYARFFKDWAAVDVKSWVRRDRNHPSLLLWSIGNEIYDTHADERGQEITRLLMAEVRKSDPKQNARVTIGSNYMPWKNARKCADLVKVAGYNYAEKYYRQHHAEHPDWIIYGSETASVVQSRGVYHFPFEQSILADDDEQCSALGNSSTSWGAKSAEACILAERDTPFSLGQFIWTGFDYIGEPTPYHTKNAYFGQIDTATFPKDSYYIYQAEWTNYKERPMVHLFPYWDFNPGQMIDVRVCSNAPRVELFCNGVTVGSREIDHKHGQELAGWWKIPYREGEIKAIAYDEHGRVIAADVRTSFKDARQIKLKPDKESLIANGTDLIFVEITMEDEDGRPVENANNRVFVEVTGAGRLVGLDNGDSTDYDPYKGLSRRLFSGKLMAIVAAGTEPGTIRMKVSSIGMDSRTLEFAALPCAEEELRGISAQQSNRELPIVMGNPDEIPLRKIELLSRSGQHLDDTKSMVEVEAKLYPHNTTYTEVEWSVVNDAGIPYNLAQMEDNGHMARITALGDGNFRVRCTSKNGSDKIKLISELEFTASGLGMAGKDPYGFISAGLYDYSQGELGNGNERGVATSRDGETRVGFRNLDFGSHGSNEITIPIFALTSEPYPLQIWEGMPGEAGSELLADAVYQKETKWNVYQEETFRLNKRLRGITSICFVLRQKVHIKGFYFTRQNRAFAQNAAADCDHIYGDSFKIVDSRVEGIGNNVSLEIKEMDFTAEGAAKLAVYGHSPIDKNTLHVRFSGQDGESRQQLIEFAHTDGYEVKEFPLDKVTGVQNVTFIFLPGSRFDFGWFRFER, via the coding sequence ATGAATAAGAAGAGACGGTTTAACGACGGTTGGGAATTTGCCAAAAGCGGTCTGGAGACCGCAAGTCCGGGCGAACTGAGCTTTAAACCGGTCGATATTCCTCATGACTGGCTGATCTACAATACGCTGGATCTGTACGAAAACAGCATCGGCTGGTATAGGAAAACGTTCACGTATACAGGCAGCGATGAGCAGGTATTGTTGGCCTTCGACGGGGTTTACATGGACTCTACTTTGTATGTGAACGGGCAGCAGATCGGGGAGTGGAAATACGGCTATTCCTCCTTCGAGCATGAAATCACGGAGGCGCTGGCAGCCGGGGAAAACGAAATTGTGCTCAAGGTTGTGTTTCGAAGTCCCAACAGCAGGTGGTATTCCGGCGCCGGGATTTACCGCAATGTGTGGCTGAAAACGCGGGGCCGCAGCCATATTGTCACGAATGGGATCTATGTTTCAGCCGCGCGGGACGGAGACGAATGGCAGGCGGATATCGAAACCGAGTTAAAGCTTGATCGGGATGCGGTGCTCACTCATACGCTTTTGTACAAAGGGGAGATCATTCAGTCCAGTGCGGAACAGGTCTCGCCAGGGGCAGGACACAACGATTCCGCCGTCATTCTGAACCTGCAAAAGCTGACGGTTCCTGACCCGCAGCTTTGGAGCACGGAAGCGCCGCATTTGTATACGCTCGTGACCGAGCTGCGGCCGGCTGCGGCGGGAGCGGGCGGCTCCGCCGGCGGCCCGGTTATTGAAACCGTTGCCCAATCCGTCGGATTCCGGGAGATCCGCCTTGATCCGAACGCAGGTTTCTTTTTGAACGGGAAACACATGAAATTGAACGGCGTTTGCGAACACCACGATCTCGGCGCTTTGGGAGCGGCGTTCAACAAAGAAGCCTTGCGGCGGAGATTGCGGATTTTGCGGGAGATGGGCGTCAATGCGATCCGGACGGCCCACAATATGCCGGCGCCTGAGCTGATGGATTTGGCGGATGAGATGGGGTTGCTGGTCGTGTCCGAAGCTTTTGACATGTGGGAAAGACCAAAAACCGCTTACGATTACGCACGCTTTTTCAAAGATTGGGCCGCTGTGGACGTAAAGAGCTGGGTCAGGCGGGACCGCAACCACCCCAGCCTTTTGCTGTGGAGCATCGGGAATGAAATCTATGATACTCATGCAGATGAAAGAGGGCAGGAAATCACCAGGCTGCTGATGGCGGAAGTGCGCAAATCCGATCCGAAGCAGAACGCCCGGGTGACGATCGGCTCCAATTACATGCCTTGGAAAAATGCCCGGAAATGCGCGGATCTCGTCAAGGTCGCAGGCTACAATTATGCGGAAAAATACTACCGCCAGCATCATGCCGAGCATCCGGACTGGATCATCTACGGCAGTGAAACGGCTTCGGTCGTGCAGAGCCGGGGCGTGTACCATTTCCCGTTCGAGCAGTCCATTCTGGCCGATGACGATGAGCAGTGCTCGGCGCTCGGGAACAGCTCCACCAGCTGGGGGGCGAAGTCGGCGGAAGCTTGCATTTTGGCGGAAAGGGATACTCCGTTCTCCTTGGGGCAGTTCATTTGGACCGGGTTTGACTATATCGGGGAGCCGACCCCGTATCATACGAAAAACGCCTATTTTGGGCAAATTGACACGGCTACGTTCCCCAAAGACTCGTATTACATCTATCAGGCGGAATGGACGAATTACAAAGAGCGGCCGATGGTGCATCTTTTTCCGTACTGGGATTTCAATCCCGGGCAAATGATCGATGTCCGCGTCTGCTCGAACGCCCCCCGAGTGGAACTGTTCTGCAATGGCGTGACCGTGGGGAGCCGCGAGATCGACCACAAGCATGGGCAAGAGCTGGCCGGATGGTGGAAGATCCCTTATCGTGAAGGGGAGATCAAAGCCATCGCTTATGATGAGCACGGCCGGGTGATTGCGGCCGACGTCCGCACCTCTTTCAAAGACGCGAGACAAATCAAGCTGAAGCCGGATAAGGAATCTCTGATCGCAAACGGAACGGATCTTATTTTCGTGGAAATTACGATGGAGGATGAGGACGGGCGGCCCGTGGAGAACGCGAACAACCGGGTGTTCGTTGAAGTTACGGGAGCGGGCCGGCTGGTGGGGCTCGATAACGGAGACAGCACGGATTACGATCCGTACAAAGGGTTAAGCCGAAGATTGTTCAGCGGAAAATTGATGGCGATCGTTGCGGCCGGTACTGAGCCGGGCACAATCCGGATGAAGGTGAGTTCAATCGGCATGGACAGCCGGACGCTGGAGTTTGCCGCCCTGCCTTGTGCGGAAGAGGAGCTGCGGGGAATCTCCGCTCAACAGAGTAATCGGGAACTGCCTATCGTTATGGGAAACCCGGACGAAATTCCGCTGCGTAAAATCGAATTGCTCAGCCGCTCGGGACAGCATTTGGACGATACGAAATCGATGGTTGAGGTTGAAGCGAAACTGTACCCTCACAACACTACCTATACGGAAGTGGAATGGAGCGTGGTCAACGATGCCGGCATTCCTTACAATCTGGCGCAAATGGAGGACAATGGCCATATGGCGCGAATTACGGCGTTAGGGGATGGAAATTTTCGCGTTCGGTGCACCAGCAAAAACGGCAGCGACAAAATCAAGCTGATCTCCGAGCTGGAGTTTACGGCCTCCGGACTAGGCATGGCGGGTAAGGACCCTTACGGCTTTATCTCCGCCGGGCTGTACGACTACAGCCAAGGCGAACTCGGCAACGGCAACGAAAGAGGCGTAGCCACCAGCAGGGATGGGGAAACCCGGGTCGGATTCCGGAATCTCGATTTCGGTTCCCATGGCTCGAATGAGATTACCATCCCCATCTTTGCCTTAACCAGCGAACCTTACCCGCTGCAGATTTGGGAAGGCATGCCGGGCGAAGCGGGCAGCGAGCTGCTGGCCGATGCCGTGTACCAAAAAGAAACGAAATGGAACGTGTACCAGGAGGAAACGTTCCGCCTAAACAAGCGGCTCCGCGGCATTACTTCGATTTGTTTTGTGCTCAGGCAGAAGGTTCATATCAAAGGTTTTTATTTTACCCGTCAGAATCGGGCCTTTGCGCAAAACGCCGCCGCGGACTGCGATCACATCTATGGCGATTCCTTCAAGATCGTGGACAGCCGCGTCGAAGGCATCGGCAATAATGTCTCCCTGGAGATCAAGGAGATGGACTTTACGGCGGAAGGCGCCGCAAAGCTGGCCGTTTACGGACATTCGCCGATCGATAAAAATACGCTTCACGTGCGGTTCTCCGGTCAGGACGGCGAAAGCCGGCAGCAGCTGATCGAGTTTGCGCACACCGACGGTTACGAGGTGAAGGAGTTTCCTTTGGACAAGGTGACCGGCGTGCAGAATGTGACGTTTATCTTTTTGCCGGGGAGCCGTTTCGACTTTGGCTGGTTCCGGTTTGAACGGTAA
- a CDS encoding glycoside hydrolase family 43 protein, whose translation MKTIVNPILPGFNPDPSIIRAGDDYYIATSTFEWFPGVQLHHSRDLKHWRLLPHPLTRTSQLNMLGNPSSGGVWAPCLSYSDGIFYLVYTDVKSHIGPFKDSHNYLVYASDIKGPWSEPVYLNSSGFDPSLFHDTDGRKWLLNMVWDHRKGRNRFGGIVIQEYDERQRKLVGPVHNIFRGTSLGLTEGPHLYRRGRYYYLLTAEGGTRYEHAVTMARSESILGPYEVDPANPILTSRFNPGLPLQRAGHADLVETAAGEWYMVHLCGRPLKTSRMCNLGRETAIQQVEWTEDGWLRPVSGGCEPELTAAAPADLPEHPFPEQPPHGTGIDHFDGETLAVHFNTLRVPADESWLTLRERPGYLRLRGRESFSSAHGQSLVARRQQAFTAEAETAVEFEPETYQQMAGLVYYYNARNWYYLRISWDETLGKSLAILTSDQGVYDEPLDQEISVDGCERVYLKLTLHYEQAQFYYSLDGSAWTAAGPVLDAGRMSDENAETKRGGVLLDQGFTGAFIGVCVHDLSGRRLHGDFDYFAYREFGD comes from the coding sequence ATGAAGACGATTGTTAACCCGATCTTGCCCGGTTTTAATCCCGATCCTTCGATCATCCGCGCCGGTGACGATTATTATATCGCCACGTCAACGTTTGAATGGTTTCCCGGCGTTCAGCTTCACCATTCCCGCGATCTCAAGCACTGGCGGTTATTGCCGCATCCGCTGACGCGGACCAGCCAGTTGAACATGCTGGGCAATCCCAGCTCCGGCGGCGTGTGGGCGCCGTGTCTAAGTTACAGCGACGGGATCTTTTATCTCGTATATACCGATGTAAAAAGCCATATCGGACCGTTTAAGGATTCGCACAATTATCTGGTGTATGCTTCCGATATTAAGGGGCCGTGGTCGGAGCCGGTCTATCTGAACAGCAGCGGCTTTGATCCGTCGTTATTCCACGACACGGACGGCCGGAAATGGCTGCTCAACATGGTGTGGGACCACCGGAAAGGACGAAATCGCTTCGGCGGGATCGTGATCCAGGAGTACGATGAGCGGCAGCGAAAGCTGGTTGGGCCGGTGCATAACATTTTCCGCGGGACTTCGCTTGGCCTGACGGAGGGACCGCATCTTTACCGCCGCGGCCGCTATTATTATCTGCTGACCGCGGAAGGCGGCACCCGCTATGAGCATGCCGTTACGATGGCCCGTTCGGAGTCCATCCTGGGACCGTATGAGGTCGATCCGGCGAATCCGATTCTGACCTCAAGGTTTAATCCCGGGCTCCCGCTGCAGCGGGCGGGACACGCGGATCTGGTGGAAACGGCCGCGGGCGAATGGTATATGGTTCATTTATGCGGCCGGCCCTTAAAGACGTCCCGTATGTGTAATCTGGGCCGGGAGACGGCGATTCAGCAAGTGGAGTGGACGGAGGATGGCTGGCTGCGGCCGGTGAGCGGAGGTTGTGAGCCGGAGCTTACGGCCGCCGCCCCTGCGGATTTGCCGGAGCATCCTTTTCCCGAGCAGCCGCCGCACGGTACGGGCATCGATCATTTTGATGGCGAGACGCTTGCCGTCCATTTCAATACCCTGCGCGTACCGGCGGACGAATCGTGGCTTACGCTGCGGGAGCGGCCGGGGTATCTGCGCCTTCGCGGACGAGAGTCCTTCTCTTCCGCCCATGGCCAGAGCCTGGTGGCCCGCCGGCAGCAGGCGTTCACCGCGGAAGCGGAGACAGCGGTAGAGTTCGAGCCCGAGACGTATCAGCAAATGGCCGGGCTGGTCTACTATTATAACGCCCGGAACTGGTATTATTTGCGAATCAGCTGGGACGAAACGTTGGGCAAAAGCCTCGCTATCCTGACGAGCGACCAGGGGGTATACGATGAGCCGCTGGATCAGGAAATATCCGTGGACGGATGCGAACGGGTTTATCTGAAGCTAACGCTTCATTATGAGCAGGCTCAATTTTACTACTCGCTTGACGGTTCCGCTTGGACCGCTGCCGGGCCGGTGCTGGATGCCGGACGCATGTCTGACGAGAACGCGGAGACAAAGCGCGGGGGCGTCTTGCTGGATCAGGGGTTCACCGGCGCGTTTATCGGCGTTTGTGTGCACGATTTAAGCGGGCGCAGGCTCCATGGGGATTTTGATTATTTTGCGTACCGGGAGTTTGGAGATTGA